The proteins below come from a single Solea senegalensis isolate Sse05_10M linkage group LG2, IFAPA_SoseM_1, whole genome shotgun sequence genomic window:
- the slc5a3b gene encoding sodium/myo-inositol cotransporter: MRPSMEAADIAVVALYFVLVLAIGFFAMWKANRNTVSGYFLAGRSMTWIVIGASLFVSNIGSEHFIGLAGSGAASGYAVGAWEFNAVLLLQLLGWVFIPVYIHSGVYTMPEYLSKRYGGNRLKVYFAFLSILLYIFTKLSVDLYAGALFIQESLGWNLYLSIVLLISMTALLTVTGGLVAVLYTDALQAVLMIGGALTLTIMSLIKVGGLEGVRTKYMQAVPNVSAIIATGNFTYSPSCRIDPKPNSLHILRGPLDEDIPWPGFILGQTPASIWYWCADQVIVQRVLAAKNIAHAKCSTLMAGFLKVLPMFLIVIPGMISRILFADEIACIGPEHCMAVCGSQAGCSNIAYPRLVLAVMPVGLRGLMMAVMIAALMSDLDSIFNSASTIFTLDIYQTIRRKASQRELVVVGRMFVVVMVAISIAWVPVIIEMQGGQTYLYIQEVAGYLTPPIAALFLLGVFWRRCNETGAFWGGMTGFVLGTIRLILAFIYRQPRCDQPDDRPAFIIHIHYMYFAAGLFWMSGLVAVVVSLCTASPDKERVRTTTFWGLNSIQRVPTKDREEMYRLNDESHCNGDGKLLKEMPPDVRKERCLDGADVKLLVPSTDHDPATPSTEASPATTPAEQFSNGRMEMRAEEGCQGTVESSRCTRLLDWLCSYKEGAQNAEQKTLQDNVEIIAEMLHEPPRVKLFLNVGLLCVCSVGIFMFVYFSL; this comes from the coding sequence ATGCGTCCTTCAATGGAAGCAGCGGACATAGCTGTGGTAGCACTGTATTTTGTCCTGGTGCTCGCCATCGGGTTTTTTGCCATGTGGAAAGCGAACCGCAACACTGTGAGTGGCTACTTCCTGGCTGGACGCTCCATGACGTGGATTGTGATAGGTGCCTCACTCTTTGTGAGTAACATTGGCAGTGAACATTTCATCGGCCTGGCTGGATCAGGAGCAGCGAGTGGCTATGCTGTTGGAGCATGGGAATTCAATGCGGTTCTTCTTCTGCAGCTGCTTGGCTGGGTGTTTATCCCTGTGTATATCCATTCAGGAGTCTACACCATGCCAGAGTACCTGTCCAAACGCTATGGTGGCAACAGGCTAAAGGTTTACTTTGCTTTCTTGTctattttactttacatttttaccaAGCTGTCTGTGGACCTGTATGCTGGAGCCCTGTTTATTCAAGAGTCCTTGGGGTGGAACCTTTATCTATCCATTGTCCTGCTTATCAGTATGACTGCCTTGCTCACTGTCACTGGTGGACTAGTGGCAGTTCTATATACGGATGCCCTTCAGGCAGTGTTGATGATTGGTGgtgccctaaccttaaccattatgAGCCTTATCAAAGTTGGTGGCCTAGAGGGTGTCAGGACAAAGTACATGCAGGCAGTTCCCAATGTTTCTGCTATAATTGCCACTGGAAATTTCACATACTCTCCTTCCTGTCGCATTGACCCCAAACCAAACTCACTGCACATCCTTCGGGGCCCTCTGGACGAAGACATCCCATGGCCAGGTTTCATTCTTGGTCAGACTCCTGCATCTATTTGGTACTGGTGTGCAGACCAGGTCATTGTCCAGAGAGTATTAGCAGCGAAGAACATTGCTCATGCAAAGTGCTCAACACTTATGGCTGGATTTCTCAAAGTCCTTCCCATGTTCCTCATAGTCATTCCAGGAATGATATCCCGTATCTTGTTCGCAGATGAGATCGCCTGCATTGGGCCAGAACACTGCATGGCTGTGTGTGGTTCTCAGGCCGGCTGCTCAAACATTGCTTACCCTCGCCTGGTCCTGGCCGTAATGCCTGTGGGACTCCGAGGTCTGATGATGGCGGTCATGATTGCCGCCCTGATGAGTGACCTTGACTCGATCTTCAACAGTGCCAGCACCATCTTCACCCTGGACATCTACCAAACCATTCGAAGGAAGGCATCACAGCGTGAGCTGGTGGTTGTAGGCCGCATGTTTGTTGTGGTCATGGTGGCCATCAGTATTGCTTGGGTCCCTGTCATTATTGAAATGCAAGGCGGACAGACGTATCTGTACATCCAGGAAGTTGCTGGCTACCTCACTCCACCAATAGCTGCCCTCTTCCTGCTTGGGGTCTTCTGGAGACGGTGTAACGAGACAGGTGCATTCTGGGGAGGCATGACAGGTTTCGTACTAGGTACCATACGACTGATCTTGGCTTTTATCTATCGCCAGCCTCGCTGTGACCAGCCAGATGACAGGCCTGCTTTCATCATCCATATTCACTACATGTATTTTGCTGCTGGTCTGTTCTGGATGTCAGGGCTGGTGGCTGTCGTGGTCAGCCTCTGCACCGCTTCACCAGATAAGGAGCGGGTCCGCACCACCACATTCTGGGGTCTCAACAGCATTCAAAGGGTTCCCACAAAGGACCGAGAGGAGATGTACAGGCTAAATGATGAGAGCCACTGTAATGGTGACGGAAAGCTTCTTAAAGAAATGCCTCCAGATGTCAGAAAGGAGAGGTGTTTGGATGGAGCGGATGTCAAACTCCTGGTCCCATCCACTGACCATGACCCGGCAACCCCGAGCACAGAAGCCTCACCTGCTACCACTCCTGCAGAACAATTCAGCAATGGAAGGATGGAGATGAGAGCAGAGGAAGGCTGCCAAGGGACTGTGGAGAGTAGCAGGTGCACGCGTTTACTGGACTGGTTATGTTCATACAAGGAGGGAGCACAGAATGCTGAGCAAAAAACGTTGCAGGACAATGTGGAGATCATTGCAGAGATGCTGCATGAGCCTCCGAGGGTTAAACTTTTCCTCAACGTGGGTCTGTTATGCGTCTGCTCCGTGGGCAtcttcatgtttgtttatttttcactgtag
- the LOC122765268 gene encoding potassium voltage-gated channel subfamily E member 2-like, which produces MWPSKSWQQGNSSDWSNLTLHLEESLTSALGHYLNNWRHNMTAVAEALDKTLAEENVRDIIWYLVVMIGMFAFITVAILVSTVKSKRREHSNDPYHQYIKEDWTAQLQQSGGVVTNFAAL; this is translated from the exons ATGTGGCCTTCAAAATCCTGGCAGCAG GGGAACAGCTCTGATTGGTCCAACTTGACCCTTCACCTGGAGGAGTCCTTGACCAGTGCGTTGGGTCACTATCTCAACAACTGGAGACATAACATGACAGCTGTAGCCGAGGCGTTAGACAAGACTCTGGCTGAGGAGAATGTCAGGGATATAATCTGGTATCTGGTGGTGATGATCGGCATGTTTGCCTTCATTACTGTGGCCATCCTGGTGAGCACGGTGAAATCCAAGAGGAGGGAGCACTCCAACGACCCCTACCACCAGTACATCAAGGAGGATTGGACTGCTCAGTTACAGCAGAGTGGCGGGGTAGTGACTAACTTTGCAGCTTTATAA